DNA from Nematostella vectensis chromosome 5, jaNemVect1.1, whole genome shotgun sequence:
ATAAAGTATTAAAGAAAACCTTCACTGATTTAGACTATGCTACCACGATCATCTAAGCTTATAGTCTCGATTGCAAGACATCTGACATATGGAGAGTTATCATAAACTTCGACCTTGAAAAACACATTGTAGTTTTCCTTCAACATAGACATTACTGAGTCAAAGGTCCTATACAACTATAGGGTTTTGATTCAGTAAATCAACCTTTCACTTACTTAATGAAGTACCTTAATGAAGTAATCCTCTTTTCTTCTGTGTCAGGCTGTTCCAGGCCTTTAACTTACTTTTAGATCAGAACTTGTCTTCGTCACAGCGCTCACACAGATCAAACATCTTTAACAcctttttatcaaaaattaAAACTTCCTAAACAAGCACGAATTGACTTCCTAATTGATGCTTTAGAGTGACGTTTTAAAACCCTGTTCGGCCAATTGCAGGTTTGTTTGTCGTACTGTACTTAAGAGAGTAACTTAGATACTGTAGAATGCAGTTTTCAAGAGTCAGCTTTGTGAATGAACTAGGGATCAAACTGTCGTGTCTACCGTTAATGTGAGCTACATACTTTAGTAACTGAGTAAAGGACATAATTCTACCCTAAGTAAATGAACAAAGGACAGTATATTAGCAATGCAAATAGGTTTACTTCTCCTTTAGAATTTGTATGAACATGCAATTATCGATCCTTTCTTCATTCTCCGATATTTTTCTTGACTAATGATACTATACTATACCCTTTATAAGGGCTTAACAAcaacttttcttttaacaaaaacTTATCCAAGCTCCTGCTGCCAGCCCAGCAGctttattttccattttcaaaaaaaaaaataataataataatctagTGACCAATTACACTAGCAAATCCTAAAGCTTTCTTACAAAACTCAGAGTCAAACAATTGGCCATAAAGCACGAAtaatttttgttgttaaaAGTTGTTTTTATAGTAATTACCATCGTTGTcaaattttgtttaaaaaagggCGTGATAGTTATGTACTACAGTACTTACAAGCTTATAAGAACCTAGGTTTTTCCAGGTAAGCCTACACCGGTTCTTATTTAAAGGGTGCTATTTTGAATTTTAGGCTAGTTAGGATCTTAAAGTTCTtagttttaaagaaaaaataatatgcTTATGGCTGGTAGAGGTACGGTATCTAGATTGATGAAATGTCAATACTGGTCTGGCCTTCGTACAATATATTGTcaatatattttatagaatACATGTTTTAGTTTACTGCTCGAGAATCATAACTTTAAACATTGCTGGGAGATCTTAAatgtaaatttaaaaaaaataaaaacaagtttCAAATTTTAGGAGAAATAGATTTTTATTTACCGGGGGTCTAAATTGGTATTTTTAGGCTAACCAGTATTTCTAGGTTATAATAAGCGGGTAAGTACTGAATCACCCGTGAATATATAGTGTTATAGTTTATAGTTCATTAGCAAGAATATTGGAGCAAATCTTCCGTGGAAGAACAGATAATACTCACATACATCACGATTAAAAAATTATCTACATATTTACGTCACATATCGCATACCAATCAAGTCATACtaattatttattacatttgtttttataaaagcCATATCGCGAGATTAAAAGCAAGGATAAAAATACAATtcttaaataaaaagaaaagcgACAAGCCATAACCGCATTAAATAATTCCCTATAATAGTATTGCATTAtacataatattttttatgaaaataaaaacataatagCGAGAGGTACCCAAAGCTATACACAAAAACCCTTTCTAAACCTAATTCTAACACTAACCCTAgacaaaaaactttttttaggtCATTCCTCTAAATTGCATTGCACTCAGTTTTGTACAAGAACGcgctatttttttagattttgcacTAAACCGATCTGGGTaccctattttttatttcaaaatgttgTTCATATCGTAGTCTAGACGAGCTATAGAACTCTCTAACAACTGTTGAACATAACATTTTTCATTCATCGTCGAACAAGCAGCTTTCCACTCATATCAAAACATATCGTTTTCTCATTCATCGTCAAAGCCAGCAGCTTTCCACTCATAGAAGTACATATCGTTTTCTCATTCATCGTCAAAGCCAAACGAGGAAGGTGTCTTGGTTGTGTAATCGGGCGACGTCTCCGCAGCCTCGTTCTCACGCCTCAACCTCGCCCTTCTCTTAATACACACGCGCCTGATGTTTATCGCCAGGATCGCAAAGAAGTACACCATCGGGATCCACATAAGGAAGATACACACGTAATCAGCGGCCGAATACTCGGGCGACACAAGCGAGGTAAACGCACTGTCACTCGACGCCGAAAACGACCCAAGCAGCGCGATGAACGTGAGATCCGCAAGGATAAGTGAGTCGAGCAGGTTGATCCAGGTGTTTTGGTACACCTGTGAATGGGGGATCGTGGTGCCGTAAGGCCGGATATTCGCCAGAAGGGTCAATAACAGGAGACAGATGGCAGCCATCAGACTATGCCGCATGGCTCCGTCAAACCCGAAAGTGTAAATGCATAGAAGAGCAATACGCGCGAGGTAGTACACACCCGAGAACCACTGATAATCGGTTTTGTAGCCGCCTTGGAAGATATCCAGAAACGGCTTTAGTCTCCATCGCCCGGCGAAGCCCGGCTTAAGGTAAGAAAGTGGTTGCATGAAGACTAGCACGAACGGGAAAGGAAGAACGATAACGACCCCAACTAGAATGGCGACAATGCCGAGCACGAGGTGAGGGCCTCGAAAGTACGGCACTTCTCCGCTCTTGAAGAGGACTAATTCCCCGTGGAATGAAGCAAAGTGCAGCAACTCTAAGGATACGGAGGTAAACGTGGTGTAGGAGACGAGGAAAAGCGTAGCGAAGGCACGGAGGGCGGATCGCTTGGAGAATACACAGAAGCGTCGCCGGGAGAGAACGATGACCACACCACACAGGAAAAGGATGTAGGTCGGGAGGACGTAGGTAAAGGCCAGCTTCTCCATGTCTGTCATTCCGTGCCACATGCACGCGCCGAACCCCACCTGGGCGTTGGCTAGACCCATCAGGACAGTCAGGACGGGGTCTGCCTCAAAGCCGTCACGGACAAGCAACGACACAACCTGGTggcatgatgatgatgatcagaCGATACAGATATCTATGTATTTTAAACTGAGGTTTTTATCGCCTTCATGTCCAGAAAAATATGCTGGGGATAACAACCAAGAGAGCgctagaaaaaaacacatttaggCGTGTTCGGCATTGTCTAGTTTACATTAATCACAATAAGCTTAGATTTTTCCAACATTCTACAGTGCGACGCACGCTAGCCTGGACGGTTTGCGAAGTAGACCAATTTTAAATCGAATGTGAATGCCAGAAACATAGCTACTATAGCAActcagccgccattttttcGTTCTAGCAAAGTCCCAAAAGTGAAAAAGTATTCATTTTCATGAGATATTTTAAACTACATTTGGTAAATATGATTTTTATGAGATACTTTAAACTGCATTTGGTAAATAACGTATTAAACTTTGTATAGGTGGCTAcgatagcgcgcgtcgcatttTCCTGAACTGCGCTACTACCAAAAGCTGCCTTATTTCCGATGAAGTACCTAAACTAACGAATACTACAAATCACCATACAATCTCGAAAAGTACCGAGGGGTATATCAACACAACTGTATgctcgaatttttttttacctgatAGAAGAACAGGCAACCAGTATAATGACCCGTTGAGATGTCCACATTCAGAATCAGGACGCCAACCACAACGAACGTCCCAAGAACCAGGAAGAGGATCAGGTATCCTACCCACGTGTTATCTTGCGGACACACCTTACACTGGTCACTCCCCAGGACCACACTATACCCCCTCTGGCACTCgccacacagggtacccgtcCTGTGGCCCGCACACTGGCGGGCGGGGTCCTTGAGGAAGAGGTACTCATGGGGTGCGCATGCGCCGTTAGAGGTGCAGGAGAAGTCGCAGTACATGGGCGGGCAAGGGTAGGTCACAAATAGGGACACGTCACCACCTACCATGCCGGCCCAGAGGCCTTTGCGGATGAAGACATCACGGTCGCCTTGGCAACGCGTGATGCCTCGGGAGTACGAGGAATTGCTGTAGGGTGATGTCGGAGACTTCATGCAGAGGCAGGTGTCGTCTGAGCTCATGTAGTATCCTAGAGGCCAAAGGAAAAAGGTAGAAGAACGTAAATGCGAATTTGTAGAAGTGTTTTTGGCATGTAGCGCTTATATCGCTTGCGACAGCCATATACTCATTAGTAAATAGAAATTTAACAAAactaatttgaaaaaataaattctaTATATAAAACTCTACGTTAAATTTCACTTGAAAAATGATATTGCACTCTCGTCACTACGCGACTCGTGCGACTCGTGCTCGTTTTCTGCATGAAGTATACGGTGGAATTTACTCCTCGATAATGTCAGTCTAAAGTCTAGCATGAACCGCTACATATTATCGAAACTCTCGGGATATCAATTTCTCTGTGATAGAATTAACAGACCCGAAATTCGACCAGGAGAAAGAGATAAATAAGATATACACAGCCGAAATAAGTGGAAAGGATACAGCCCTTCTTAAAAACGACCACTCTGTTTACCTGGCCTGCAGTCTTGCAGGGAAATATTGCGAATGACCCCCTTGATGGTCCGACCGGTGACGGTCTGCATGATAAGGGAGAAGGGTTCTTTACTCTTGCCCTTCAGCTGGAAGGAGTAGATTCTATCCTTTGCAGGGAAGTATGGCCCGGTGCTCACGTCAACGGCTGCATTTGACTCGTTGGTGTTGTTTATACTAACAAATACAATTCCTatgaaacgaaaaaaaaacgatataCAAGTTTAAAGAACAATTATGAAAGTCAAGCTATGAGATACCATAAAAAATAGTTATCTACAGTATAAAGTTTGGAAAGCACACTTTTCTTTGTTATAGATTTGTGTGGTTTTACTTTGAACGCAAATAAATATGCAACAAGAGTTTCTTGGGGATTGTACTTCTCGGAAAAGGAGCCAAGGAAACTCTGttgtacataaaaataaagagttaaaaataaatgttgGGGGTGCAGTCATCTTAATTAACCCACTTTTGTCAGTCAAGGGCCGGGTGCAAACACCAGGTGCAACTCCCTAGCGACACGCCTGCACATGTCTTATGTTACCTGAAAGCTAATTATGTTACCCGAAAGCTTAGAATTATTACAAtttttgaaaagaaataagCCTTCACCTGGTAGTAACTGCTGTCTTTCATCTCTCAGTTCCACACTAGGGTTTAAGACATCGCTAGGTGATACATTGGCCCAGTCATTCTTATCAAAGGAAACATCTACTGGATCGGTAGTGATCTCATACCCTGGCAGAGGTGACACATTCTCATAGACAAAGTTAGTCCAGTTGAAGATCTGTATGCTTTTGAAGCCAAATACCTCCATGTACCATTCACAGTACTTGAGTGTTGAAGCATAGATAGAGTGCCCTGAAAAACAGTatcataaacaatatttttttataataaaataatcaataCTAATCTATATCACCTTGCCCATTAGGCTTGCCCCAGCCCTGCAGGAGAGGGGGCTTTTTTCTCtcagaaaaacacaaaaaaacatagacAATTGTAGACTCGTTTTGATTGGTGGCATAGAAAACAGTTTGTCAAGGCAAAGCTCAAAGAGAAATCAAGGGATAGgtgtgacttttttttaaatagcgcATTGGGCAGGGCCGTAGTATGGGTGTGCCATAAGGATGGGCtggagggaggagggggacgCTTGTGTCCtcagtatttaaaaaaaataatatataaggaaatgaccataAGGGTGTGGCTGTGTCcgaatagtttttttttttgttggcaTATAACAACAACACCTGCTACTGTACGGCCCTGTTAGTTAACAATTATGCAGTAATATACAGTTATGGTGCTTATGGTGGCATTCAATTTCTGCACTGACTAACCTGCAACTGTAGCATTGTTGTAGGAGAAGTTAAAGTGTGTCTTCCATTGCTCAGGTGATATGAGTGAGTCTGCAGTGCTCTTTCCAGTGTATGTGATAAAGCAGTTCTTGGATGCTACTCTGTTAGGTGTGCCAGGATACTCAGCATAGATTGCAGCTCCTCGGATTGCCCGGTTCTATAGCAATACAATGCAATAATTCTTTAATCTCGACTGAGTAGTTCCCAGTCTCCCAAGCTCAGAAAGCTCATGATTCATACCCTtgacaaaactataaacacctatttcaaataaggttgcactcggagaattctttttcttgttcttaTGAACACTCACATagctttcagatacaaggattcGGCCGTTTATGcactacccatgaaccactgcagGTTACAACACATGGGTTCTTGAGTGAGCCAACGCGGGTAACAACACATGGGTTCTTGAGTGAGCCAACGTGGGTAACAACACATGGGTTCTTGAGTGAGCCAACACGGGTAACAACACATGGGTTCTTGAGTGAGCCAACGTGGGTAACAACACATGGGTTCTTGAGTGAGCCAACACGGGTAACAACACATGGGTTCTTGAGTGAGTCAACACGGGTAACAACACATGGGTTCTTGAGTGAGCCAACACGGGTAACAACACATGGGTTCTTGAGTGAGCCAACGCGGGTAACAACACATGGGTTCTTGAGTGAGCCAACACGGGTAACAACACATGGGTTCTTGAGTGAGCCAACACGGTTAACAACACATGGGTTCTTGAGTGAGCCAACACGGGTAACAACACATGGGTTCTTGAGTGAGCCAACACGGGTAACAACACATGGGTTCTTGAGTGAGCCAACACGGGTAACAACACATGGGTTCTTGAGTGAGCCAACACGGGTAACAACACATGGGTTCTTGAGTGAGCCAACGCGGGTAACAACACATGGGTTCTTGAGTGAGCCAACACGGGTAACAACACATGGGTTCTTGAGTGAGCCAACACGGGTAACAACACATGGGTTCTTGAGTGAGCCAACACGGGTAACAACACATGGGTTCTTGAGTGAGCCAACACGGGTAACAACACATGGGTTCTTGAGTGAGCCAACGCGGGTAACAACACATGGGTTCTTGAGTGAGCCAACACGGGTAACAACACATGGGTTCTTGAGTGAGCCAACACGGGTAACAACACATGGGTTTTGAGggcaaccttatttaaaataggtgtatacatcATCGTAAAATCGTTTCTCCAAACGGCAGTTCTTGAGTGAGCCAACACGGGTAACAACACATGGGTTCTTGAGTGAGCCAACGTGGGTAACAACCATGGGTTCTTGAGTGAGCCAACACGGGTAACAACACATGGGTTCTTGAGTGAGCCAACACGGGTAACAACACATGGGTTTTGAGggcaaccttatttaaaataggtgtatacatcATCGTAAAATCGTTTCTCCAAACGGCAAAAAGGTTACAACACATGGGTTCTTGAGTGAGCCAACACGGGTAACAACACATGGGTTCTTGAGTGAGCCAACGTGGGTAACAACACATGGGTTCTTGAGTGAGCCAACACGGGTAACAACACATGGGTTCTTGAGTGAGCCAACGCGGGTAACAACACATGGGTTCTTGAGTGAGCCAACACGGGTAACAACGCATGGGTTCTTGAGTGAGCCAACACGGGTAACAACACATGGGTTTTGAGggcaaccttatttaaaataggtgtatacatcATCGTAAAATCGTTTCTCCAAACGG
Protein-coding regions in this window:
- the LOC116601446 gene encoding uncharacterized protein LOC116601446, with product MVPLSGSTTVICRPESCNIGQVLQGIANNTRVILQPGDYLLDRNLALAYLENVTIYGSSGVKTDVHIRCKPDFGFYFSRSRGISFSGFTVSNCGASHVSTSLYNVTVKAAFQFIYCRDLSIKSVSVSNNTAIGVNLYDVGGEVQFIDSHFLHNRSPNNSLPKRGGQRSVGGGGGVYVQFTYCGAYYGDSCNDDDNAEHENYMHHNNYTIENCLFSDNFAPGPPKLPGQKNTDFLPPQGRDHMSLGRGGGLSIYIRGNASYNHFLITGCNFTNNFAQWGGGFFAELVDSCNHNMVMIREAIFDRNSAKWAGGGLRYGLIQVFSGMQPYNNGTFVKCNFNENSAIWGGACSVYSTEEMATSDGRASSEINFVDSKWTKNTASNGAAIGLASWKILAAGGIVIPKLTNSYFSQNKIVDYLLDSNRTSDFSYSVVEGQGAVCTNAMPLHFLGRNQFLSNSGTAVLLTDASMNVNGEMEFIGNNGHDGGGISIMGQSWIVIYPGTNFLFSKNRAIRGAAIYAEYPGTPNRVASKNCFITYTGKSTADSLISPEQWKTHFNFSYNNATVAGHSIYASTLKYCEWYMEVFGFKSIQIFNWTNFVYENVSPLPGYEITTDPVDVSFDKNDWANVSPSDVLNPSVELRDERQQLLPGIVFVSINNTNESNAAVDVSTGPYFPAKDRIYSFQLKGKSKEPFSLIMQTVTGRTIKGVIRNISLQDCRPGYYMSSDDTCLCMKSPTSPYSNSSYSRGITRCQGDRDVFIRKGLWAGMVGGDVSLFVTYPCPPMYCDFSCTSNGACAPHEYLFLKDPARQCAGHRTGTLCGECQRGYSVVLGSDQCKVCPQDNTWVGYLILFLVLGTFVVVGVLILNVDISTGHYTGCLFFYQVVSLLVRDGFEADPVLTVLMGLANAQVGFGACMWHGMTDMEKLAFTYVLPTYILFLCGVVIVLSRRRFCVFSKRSALRAFATLFLVSYTTFTSVSLELLHFASFHGELVLFKSGEVPYFRGPHLVLGIVAILVGVVIVLPFPFVLVFMQPLSYLKPGFAGRWRLKPFLDIFQGGYKTDYQWFSGVYYLARIALLCIYTFGFDGAMRHSLMAAICLLLLTLLANIRPYGTTIPHSQVYQNTWINLLDSLILADLTFIALLGSFSASSDSAFTSLVSPEYSAADYVCIFLMWIPMVYFFAILAINIRRVCIKRRARLRRENEAAETSPDYTTKTPSSFGFDDE